A genome region from bacterium includes the following:
- a CDS encoding enoyl-CoA hydratase/isomerase family protein translates to MTTLTLHTDDQVALVTLNRPQVRNAIDERMVRELRGLVDELERDDGLRAVVLTGAGKAFCSGMDLDYLARTAQAPAVELRRDTEHLRELFVAIRSSRLPWIAAVNGPAVAGGAGLATVCDLVLADRGHARFGYPEVQIGFIPALVAVLLVARVGETAARDLLLTGRLVKPDAAQRLGLVNELAEEGQVLALAGQRARALARGCAPGAVAATKSLLERLRGRDTASAMDIAVEANIRQRTDEECHRGVRAFLDKEELDWRRRGGESA, encoded by the coding sequence ATGACGACACTGACCCTGCACACGGACGACCAGGTGGCCCTCGTCACCTTGAACCGCCCCCAGGTGCGCAATGCCATCGACGAGCGGATGGTGCGCGAGCTGCGCGGCCTGGTGGACGAACTGGAGCGGGACGATGGCCTGCGCGCCGTGGTCCTGACCGGGGCCGGCAAGGCCTTTTGCAGCGGCATGGATCTGGACTATCTGGCGCGCACGGCCCAGGCTCCCGCAGTGGAGCTCCGCCGCGACACGGAGCACCTGCGCGAGCTCTTTGTCGCCATCCGCTCCAGTCGGCTGCCCTGGATCGCCGCCGTCAATGGGCCGGCGGTGGCGGGCGGGGCCGGTCTCGCCACTGTCTGCGACCTGGTGCTGGCCGATCGCGGCCATGCCCGCTTCGGCTACCCCGAGGTGCAGATCGGCTTCATCCCCGCCCTGGTCGCCGTGCTGCTCGTGGCCCGGGTGGGGGAGACGGCCGCCCGCGACCTGCTGCTCACCGGCCGGCTGGTCAAGCCCGACGCCGCCCAGCGCCTGGGCCTCGTCAACGAGCTGGCCGAGGAGGGCCAAGTGCTGGCCCTGGCCGGCCAGCGGGCCCGTGCCCTGGCCCGTGGCTGCGCGCCGGGGGCCGTCGCCGCCACCAAATCCCTGCTGGAGCGCCTGCGCGGCCGGGACACGGCCTCCGCCATGGACATCGCGGTGGAAGCCAACATCCGGCAGCGGACGGACGAGGAGTGCCACCGCGGTGTGCGGGCCTTCCTGGACAAGGAGGAACTGGATTGGCGGCGGAGGGGTGGGGAGTCCGCCTGA
- a CDS encoding PGPGW domain-containing protein, translated as MVEWLAALFGSSLLWYLGGLSVVTFVSTLLLVPWVIVRIPADYFSRRRPPKPPWADEHPVVRILLRSLRNAAGVVFILAGVVLLALPGQGLLTILVGLLLMTFPGKYRLERWAISRPPVLRAVNWLRRRAGRRDLSL; from the coding sequence ATGGTGGAGTGGCTGGCCGCGCTGTTCGGTTCTTCCCTGCTCTGGTATCTGGGCGGCCTGTCCGTCGTCACCTTTGTCAGCACCCTCCTGCTGGTGCCATGGGTGATCGTGCGCATTCCCGCGGATTACTTCAGCCGGCGGCGTCCGCCCAAGCCACCCTGGGCCGACGAACACCCGGTGGTCCGTATCCTGCTGCGCAGCCTGCGCAACGCGGCGGGCGTGGTCTTCATTCTCGCGGGCGTGGTTCTGTTGGCGCTTCCCGGCCAGGGCTTGCTCACCATCCTCGTCGGCCTCTTGCTCATGACTTTTCCCGGCAAGTACCGGCTGGAGCGATGGGCCATTTCCCGACCACCGGTCTTGCGCGCGGTCAACTGGCTGCGCCGGCGCGCCGGACGCCGGGATCTCAGCCTGTAG